A window of Cellulomonas wangleii genomic DNA:
GGGTACGAAGGACGATCGCCTCGTCGCGGTAGAGGCTCACGAGGTCATTGTCCCCCGCGGCGCCGACACGACCGGCCGCGGCGCGCAGGTGACGTCGTGGGCAGCCACGCCCGCGCGCCGCCCGGGCCCCGCCGCGCGGGGACCGGGCGGGCGTCGCGCCGGTGCGTCAGCGCTCGTGCCGGTTGACGGCCGAGACGATCGCCTTGAGCGACGCGGTCGTGATGGACGGGTCGATGCCCACCCCCCACAGGATGTCGTCGCCGATCGCGCACTCGACGTACGCGGCAGCGGTGGCGTCGCCACCGGCCGACAGCGCGTGCTCGGCGTAGTCGAGCACGGCCACGTCGACGCCCGCCGTGCGCAGCGCCGCCACGAACGCCGCGACGGGGCCGTTGCCCGTGCCGCGCAGCGTGCGCTCGACGCCGCGGTCGACCAGGTCCACCTCGAGGGTGTCCTGGCCGCCCTCCGTGCTCGTGGCACGCGTCCCGCGCAGCGCGAACCGGCCCCACGGCTCCAGCGGGCCCTCGGGCAGGGCCGGCAGGTACTCGTCGCTGAAGATGGACCAGAGGTCGTCGGCCGTGACCTCGGTGCCGTGCTGGTCGGTGTGGCGCTGCACGACCTGCGAGAACTCGATCTGCAGCCGGCGCGGCAGGTCCAGGTCCTTCTCGGACTTCAGCAGGTAGGAGATCCCGCCCTTCCCGGACTGGGAGTTCACGCGGATGATCGCCTCGTAGCTGCGGCCGACGTCCTTCGGGTCGATCGGCAGGTACGGCACCGCCCACTCGACCTCGTCGACGCTGCGGCCCGTGCGGGCGGCCTTGGCCTCCATCGCGTCGAGGCCCTTCTTGATGGCGTCCTGGTGGGACCCCGAGAAGGCCGTGAAGACCAGGTCCCCGCCGTACGGGTGCCGCTCGGCGACCGGCATCTGGTTGCAGCGCTCGACGGTGCGGCGGATCCGGTCGATGTCGGAGAAGTCGATCTGCGGGTCGATCCCCTGGCTGAAGAGGTTCATGCCGAGGGTGACGAGGTCGACGTTGCCCGTGCGCTCGCCGTTGCCGAACAGGCAGCCCTCGATGCGGTCCGCGCCGGCCAGGTAGCCCAGCTCGGCGGCGGCCACGGCCGTGCCGCGGTCGTTGTGCGGGTGCAGCGAGAGCACGACCGACTCGCGGTGGTGCAGGTGCCGGCTCATCCACTCGATCGAGTCGGCGTACACGTTCGGCGTGGCCATCTCGACCGTGGCGGGCAGGTTGATGATGACCGGCCGGTCCGGCGTGGGCTCCAGCACGTCGAGGACCGCGTTGCACACACGCACCGCGTACTCCAGCTCGGTGCCGGTGTACGACTCGGGGCTGTACTCGTACAGCACCTCGGTGTCCGGGATCAGCTCCTCGTACTTGCGGCAGAACCGTGCACCCGACACGGCGATGTCGGCGATGCCGTCCTCGTCGCTGCGGAACACGACCTCGCGCTGCAGCACCGACGTGGAGTTGTACAGGTGCACGATCGCCTGCTTGGCACCGGCGATGGCCTCGTACGTGCGCTCGATGAGGTGCTCGCGCGCCTGGGTGAGCACCTGGATGACGACGTCGTCCGGGATGCGCCCCTCCTCGATGAGCATCCGCACGAAGTCGTAGTCGGTCTGCGACGCCGAGGGGAACCCGACCTCGATCTCCTTGAAGCCCATGTCCACCAGCAGCTCGAACATCTCGAGCTTGCGCGCGGGGTTCATCGGCTCGATGAGCGCCTGGTTGCCGTCGCGCAGGTCGACGGCGCACCAGCGCGGTGCGCGGGTGATCCGGTTGTCGGGCCACGTCCGGTCGGGGAGATCGACGCGGATCTGCTCGTGGAACGGGCGGTACCGGTGCGCCGGCATGCCCGAGGGCTGCTGCGGGTTGCGCCCGGCGGCGGGGGCCGGTGCGACGGCCGCGGTGGGCATCGGCACGGCGGGGCTCTGGCTGCTCATGGGGTGGTCCTTCATCGCGGGTCTCGGCGGGCTGTCAGCCGGGCACGACACACACCGCGACGAGGAGCCGGCCTAGAGGGCCCCGTCGCGGCGACGAAGAAGCAGCGAGCGTGCGCGCACGGGACGACCCTACCCCCGGGGGCGCCCCGGTCCGCAACCCGTCCCGCCGTCGGCTCCCGACCCGAGCCGCTGGGTCCGACCGGTCCGTCCGGTCCATCAGGTCCGGCACCGAGCGTCAGCCCAGCACGAGCACCTCGGACGCGGTGCGCGCCACCACGTGCCCACCGGCCGCCGTCACCGCGCGCACCCCGTCGGGCAGCACCACCCGCCACGCCTCGACGCCGTCGCGCAGCCCACGGGCCACCAGCGTCGTGCTGTCCGGGCCCTCGTGCTCGGCGACCAGCACGTGCAGCGCGTCCGTCAGGGGCGACGACCTCGGCGCGACGACCAGGTCCCGCTCCCACAGCAGCCGCCCGTCGGCACCGTCGGCGGCCCCCACGGAAGCCTCCCCGGCGAGCACGACCACCCCGTCGGCCACGGCCACGGGCGACATCGAGGTCGGCAGCGACCAGATGGTGGTGCCGTCGGTCGGCCGCACGCCGAGGACCCGGCTGCCCGCGTCGACCAGCAGCGCGTCGACCGAGCGGTCCCCCACGGGGGACGCGGGCAGCCCGGGAGCGCTCGCCCGCACCGCGCCGTCCGCGTCCCGCAGCTGCCCCGCGAGGCCGGAGGTCCAGGTCGCGAAGCCGCCGTCGGGCAGTGCGCTGACGAGGATCTGCCGCCCCGGGGGGCCGTCCTCGAGCACCCGGCCGTCGTCGACGTCGAACAGGACGGTCGAGACGGCCACCAGCGCGACGACGTCGCCCGCGAGCCGCAGGTCGGGTGCGGCACGCACGCCGCCGTCGTCGACCAGCGGGCCGGGCGAGGTCCAGGACCAGCGCACCGTGCCGTCGGCGCCGGCGCGACGCTCGACGAGCACCCGCCGGTCGGGCAGGGCGGTCGCCACGACGAGATCGTCCTCGTGGCGCAGGGCCCCGAGCAGCGGGCCCGTCACCTCCCAGGTGCCGCGCCGCGTGCCGTCGTCCGGTGCCAGGGCGAGGACGTGCGTGGGCGGGACGTACGGCGTCGACTCCCCCGCACTGCCGTACACGACGTTCGGCTCGTTCCACAGGCACAGCAGCAGGGCGGTCGGGTCGGGGTCACCCGCGCAGGCCACGGCGACGGACTCGAACCCCGCGCCGGGCGTCTCGGTCACCTCGGCACGCCACCGCAGGTCCCCCGTCGCGGGGTCCGAGGAGCGCACGACCCAGGGCCCCTCGTCGTCGGACACGGTCACGATCGCCCCGCCGGAGGTCATGACCGGTGTCGGCCCGTCGGCCCCCGTGCGCCAGCGGACCACGGGGGCCTCGTCGAGCGGGCGGACGACGCCCTCGAACCGGGCGAAGGCGTCCGCGCGTGCGGTCGCGGCCCGCTCGGTCGCCGCGGTCGCGAGCGCTCCGGCGGCGACCACCGCGACCAGGGCCCCGAGGGCCCAGGGCCACCAGCGCCGTCCCGGGGGCTGCGGCCCGGTGCCGGTCGGCGGGTCCCCGGGACCGGCCGCGCCCGGGCCGCCGCCGTGCAGCGACGACCCACCGGCCGGCGGACCACGGTCGTCCGCGTCGTCGACCAGCTCGACCGGCCGCATCCGCGAG
This region includes:
- the leuA gene encoding 2-isopropylmalate synthase codes for the protein MSSQSPAVPMPTAAVAPAPAAGRNPQQPSGMPAHRYRPFHEQIRVDLPDRTWPDNRITRAPRWCAVDLRDGNQALIEPMNPARKLEMFELLVDMGFKEIEVGFPSASQTDYDFVRMLIEEGRIPDDVVIQVLTQAREHLIERTYEAIAGAKQAIVHLYNSTSVLQREVVFRSDEDGIADIAVSGARFCRKYEELIPDTEVLYEYSPESYTGTELEYAVRVCNAVLDVLEPTPDRPVIINLPATVEMATPNVYADSIEWMSRHLHHRESVVLSLHPHNDRGTAVAAAELGYLAGADRIEGCLFGNGERTGNVDLVTLGMNLFSQGIDPQIDFSDIDRIRRTVERCNQMPVAERHPYGGDLVFTAFSGSHQDAIKKGLDAMEAKAARTGRSVDEVEWAVPYLPIDPKDVGRSYEAIIRVNSQSGKGGISYLLKSEKDLDLPRRLQIEFSQVVQRHTDQHGTEVTADDLWSIFSDEYLPALPEGPLEPWGRFALRGTRATSTEGGQDTLEVDLVDRGVERTLRGTGNGPVAAFVAALRTAGVDVAVLDYAEHALSAGGDATAAAYVECAIGDDILWGVGIDPSITTASLKAIVSAVNRHER
- a CDS encoding outer membrane protein assembly factor BamB family protein: MGAMRPASRMRPVELVDDADDRGPPAGGSSLHGGGPGAAGPGDPPTGTGPQPPGRRWWPWALGALVAVVAAGALATAATERAATARADAFARFEGVVRPLDEAPVVRWRTGADGPTPVMTSGGAIVTVSDDEGPWVVRSSDPATGDLRWRAEVTETPGAGFESVAVACAGDPDPTALLLCLWNEPNVVYGSAGESTPYVPPTHVLALAPDDGTRRGTWEVTGPLLGALRHEDDLVVATALPDRRVLVERRAGADGTVRWSWTSPGPLVDDGGVRAAPDLRLAGDVVALVAVSTVLFDVDDGRVLEDGPPGRQILVSALPDGGFATWTSGLAGQLRDADGAVRASAPGLPASPVGDRSVDALLVDAGSRVLGVRPTDGTTIWSLPTSMSPVAVADGVVVLAGEASVGAADGADGRLLWERDLVVAPRSSPLTDALHVLVAEHEGPDSTTLVARGLRDGVEAWRVVLPDGVRAVTAAGGHVVARTASEVLVLG